In one window of Campylobacter coli DNA:
- the putP gene encoding sodium/proline symporter PutP, whose translation METVQINTPIAIMFVAYAALMLYIGFYFYRQNKNTEDYFLGGRSLGPVVSALSAGASDMSGWLLMGLPGALYASGLIESYIAIGLSIGALLNWSFVAKRLRIYTSVIANSITIPDYFETRFDDDKHILRIVCAIVILIFFTFYVSSGLVGGAKLFEATFGIRYEYALTTGTLIIVAYTFLGGYKAVCWTDLLQGLLMMGALIVVPAVMLYHLGGFGEAMAVIEEIKPNALSMGEGIGALSIVSALAWGLGYFGQPHILVRFMSIRSTKDIPTATFVGISWMVISLIGACFIGLLGIAYVHKFELTLQDPEKIFIVMSQLLFNPWIAGILLSAILAAIMSTASSQLLVSSSTIAEDFYKRIFNKEASNKTVMNLGRMGVLLVALVAFVISTDKESSVLSIVAYAWAGFGASFGSVMLFSLFWSRMTRIGAILGMITGAAVVVLWKNYLAELFNFPIYEIVPGFIAASAVIIITSLLTKVRPGTKAAYERMLKEL comes from the coding sequence ATGGAAACAGTTCAAATTAATACCCCCATAGCGATAATGTTTGTGGCATACGCCGCTTTAATGCTTTATATAGGTTTTTATTTTTATAGACAAAATAAAAATACAGAGGATTATTTCCTAGGTGGGCGTTCTTTAGGTCCAGTAGTTTCTGCACTAAGCGCAGGGGCTTCTGATATGAGTGGTTGGCTTTTGATGGGTTTGCCAGGGGCTTTGTATGCAAGTGGACTTATAGAGAGTTATATTGCCATAGGGCTTAGTATTGGAGCTTTATTGAATTGGAGCTTTGTAGCGAAAAGACTTAGAATTTATACAAGTGTGATTGCAAATTCGATTACAATACCTGATTATTTTGAAACAAGATTTGATGATGATAAACATATCTTGCGTATAGTTTGTGCGATCGTCATTTTGATATTTTTCACCTTTTATGTCTCATCAGGGCTTGTGGGTGGAGCAAAATTATTTGAAGCAACTTTTGGTATAAGATATGAATACGCACTTACTACAGGGACACTTATCATTGTTGCTTATACTTTCTTAGGCGGATACAAAGCAGTTTGTTGGACGGATTTGCTTCAAGGACTTTTAATGATGGGTGCATTGATCGTTGTTCCTGCTGTTATGCTTTATCATTTAGGCGGTTTTGGTGAGGCTATGGCTGTTATAGAAGAAATTAAGCCTAATGCTTTATCTATGGGTGAGGGTATAGGAGCGTTAAGTATAGTTTCTGCGCTTGCTTGGGGCTTGGGATATTTTGGACAACCTCATATTTTGGTGCGTTTTATGTCTATTCGTTCTACTAAGGATATTCCTACGGCTACATTTGTAGGAATTTCTTGGATGGTGATTTCTTTGATAGGTGCTTGCTTTATAGGTCTTTTAGGGATAGCTTATGTGCATAAATTTGAGCTTACTCTTCAAGATCCTGAAAAAATCTTTATTGTAATGTCGCAACTTTTATTTAATCCATGGATAGCAGGTATTTTACTTAGTGCTATTTTAGCTGCTATTATGAGTACAGCAAGTTCGCAACTTCTTGTATCAAGCTCTACCATAGCAGAGGATTTTTATAAAAGAATTTTCAACAAAGAAGCATCTAATAAAACCGTGATGAATTTAGGAAGAATGGGTGTTTTATTGGTGGCATTAGTTGCTTTTGTGATTTCAACGGATAAAGAATCAAGTGTTTTAAGTATCGTAGCTTATGCATGGGCGGGATTTGGAGCAAGTTTTGGTTCTGTAATGCTTTTCTCTTTATTTTGGAGCAGAATGACAAGAATAGGGGCAATTTTAGGTATGATAACAGGAGCTGCTGTGGTTGTTCTTTGGAAAAATTATTTAGCAGAACTCTTTAATTTCCCTATTTATGAGATAGTTCCAGGTTTTATAGCTGCTTCAGCAGTGATAATCATTACAAGCTTACTTACTAAAGTCCGTCCAGGAACTAAAGCTGCATATGAAAGAATGCTAAAAGAACTTTAA
- a CDS encoding flagellar export protein FliJ, translated as MKSKYNSVAKVRKQQLDKAQSNLNAAKQRQIENERLYELSRKECESLSVLPSSGSIAELRSNLTMAQVGRDALARAKEKVELSKKEINHYQFLYQKAHLDYEKIKVLEAEEIKQKQKELAKIEEKILDEIAITRFLKGEKNV; from the coding sequence ATGAAAAGTAAATACAATAGCGTTGCAAAAGTAAGAAAACAACAACTTGATAAAGCACAAAGCAATCTTAATGCAGCAAAGCAAAGACAGATTGAAAATGAAAGGCTTTACGAGCTTTCGCGTAAAGAATGTGAAAGCTTATCTGTTTTACCTAGCTCGGGCTCTATTGCAGAATTAAGATCAAATTTAACTATGGCTCAAGTGGGTAGAGATGCTTTAGCAAGGGCTAAAGAAAAGGTTGAGTTATCCAAAAAAGAGATAAATCACTACCAGTTTTTATATCAAAAAGCCCATTTAGATTATGAAAAAATAAAAGTTTTAGAAGCCGAAGAAATCAAACAAAAGCAAAAAGAGCTTGCTAAAATCGAAGAAAAAATTTTAGATGAAATTGCTATCACTCGTTTTTTAAAAGGAGAAAAAAATGTATAA
- a CDS encoding adenylosuccinate synthase, with protein sequence MSKADIIVGIQWGDEGKGKVVDKLCENYDYVCRSAGGHNAGHTIWVNGVRYALHLMPSGVLHSRCINVIGNGVVVSPEVLIAEMAQFENLKGRLYISDRAHLNLKHHSLIDIAKEKLKGKDAIGTTGKGIGPSYADKINRTGHRVGELLDPQRLHNALMKDFEANKNYLEFLGIEIPNSDELLSDLKRFSEILTPFITDTTRMLWKALDEDKKVLLEGAQGSMLDIDHGTYPYVTSSSTISAGALTGLGLNPKEVGSIIGIVKAYTTRVGNGAFPTEDKGESGEKIAQIGKEIGVSTGRKRRCGWFDAIAVKYTARLNGLDALSLMKLDVLDGFEKVKICRAYEYKGMEIDYIPSDLENVKPIYEEMDGWDKVFGIKDYDLLPENAKKYIARLEELCGVKIKYISTSPERDDTIIL encoded by the coding sequence ATGAGTAAAGCAGATATTATTGTTGGAATTCAATGGGGTGACGAAGGTAAGGGTAAAGTAGTAGACAAATTATGTGAAAATTATGACTATGTGTGTCGCAGTGCAGGAGGGCATAATGCAGGACATACCATTTGGGTAAATGGCGTAAGATACGCACTTCATCTTATGCCAAGTGGTGTTTTACACTCAAGGTGTATCAATGTGATTGGCAATGGAGTTGTGGTATCTCCTGAAGTTTTAATCGCTGAAATGGCTCAATTTGAAAATTTAAAAGGTAGATTGTATATTAGCGATAGAGCACATTTAAATTTAAAACACCATTCTTTGATAGATATTGCCAAAGAAAAACTCAAAGGTAAGGATGCTATAGGCACGACAGGCAAAGGTATAGGGCCTTCTTATGCAGATAAGATTAATCGTACCGGACATAGAGTAGGAGAACTTTTAGATCCTCAAAGACTTCACAATGCTTTAATGAAAGATTTTGAAGCAAATAAAAATTATTTAGAATTTTTAGGGATTGAAATTCCAAATTCAGATGAATTGCTTAGTGATTTAAAACGCTTCAGTGAGATTTTAACCCCATTTATAACAGATACTACAAGAATGCTTTGGAAAGCTTTGGATGAAGATAAAAAAGTGCTTTTAGAAGGAGCACAAGGCTCTATGCTTGATATAGATCATGGAACTTATCCTTATGTAACAAGTTCAAGTACAATTTCAGCGGGTGCTCTAACAGGTCTTGGCCTAAATCCTAAAGAAGTGGGTTCTATCATAGGTATAGTAAAAGCTTATACCACGCGCGTGGGGAATGGAGCTTTTCCTACTGAAGATAAGGGTGAAAGTGGAGAAAAAATAGCTCAAATAGGCAAAGAAATAGGCGTAAGCACAGGACGCAAAAGACGCTGTGGTTGGTTTGATGCTATTGCGGTAAAATATACTGCAAGACTAAACGGCTTAGATGCTTTATCTTTAATGAAACTTGATGTTTTAGATGGTTTTGAAAAGGTGAAAATTTGCCGTGCTTATGAATATAAGGGTATGGAAATTGATTATATTCCAAGTGATTTAGAAAATGTTAAGCCTATTTATGAAGAAATGGATGGATGGGATAAGGTTTTTGGTATAAAGGATTATGATTTATTGCCTGAAAATGCTAAAAAATATATCGCAAGATTGGAAGAACTTTGTGGTGTGAAAATAAAATACATTTCAACAAGTCCTGAAAGAGATGATACTATCATTTTATGA
- the yedF gene encoding sulfurtransferase-like selenium metabolism protein YedF: protein MKITYTLNLEGEACPYPAIATLDALPQLKSGEILEVLCDCPQSINSIPQDAKNRGFKILEIDQNGPTLRFLIQKP, encoded by the coding sequence ATGAAAATTACTTATACTTTAAATTTAGAAGGTGAAGCTTGTCCTTATCCTGCTATTGCTACGCTAGATGCTTTACCGCAACTTAAAAGTGGAGAAATTCTAGAAGTGCTTTGTGATTGTCCACAAAGTATCAATTCTATACCTCAAGATGCAAAAAATCGTGGTTTTAAAATTCTTGAAATCGATCAAAATGGTCCAACGCTTCGATTTTTGATCCAAAAGCCTTAA
- a CDS encoding proline dehydrogenase family protein has translation MIQKSLALAEELQGKIEANISNSEKEFHAKMQKLLNNPENKVMLIELLDRSFRCKDKRASFELIEHTLNKYGIADFFSAFEKFLLFSFLNFGKFAPNLSVPFFVKHLREDTKAMVLDANPSVLEPHMRKRKDQDNITLNVNLIGEEVLGEAESKYRIQKYEEALKSSYITYISIKITTIFSQINIIDFEYSKDEVVKRLDHLYALALEEEKKQGVSKFINLDMEEFRDLELTVAAFMESVSKFDIKAGIVLQAYIPDSYEYLKKLFAFSKERVLKGMKPIKIRFVKGANMESEETIASQRGWELPTFYKKIDTDSNYNKMLDFVLEGDNYKYINIGIASHNIFEIAYAYTRISEAGALDSFTFEMLEGMSLQCSYELSKMHDLILYAPVCDEAHFNNAIAYLVRRLDENTSEDNFMRYFFNLKVGDNNWNVQKELFLKSLEGIKTLDNSTHRIQDRNKAPNVVSAYESGVFNNESDTDFILPQNRAWAKVIRAKYENLENYDVMPVIGDLEFDKNALNVLEVKDKIKDRVIGKAYLAGENEIKKALEVAKNSNFKNTSFDEIHAILAKAANLMRERRGDLIGLAALEVGKTFLEIDPEVSEAIDFTEFYPHSLKVLREQNKNTQFSPKGIGVTIAPWNFPIGISVGTIAAPLAAGNVVIYKPSSLSTLTGYMLCKCFWDAGISKDALIFLPSKGSDISKYLLVDEAVKFSILTGGEDTAYAMLKANPTLLLSAETGGKNATIVSKFADRDSAIKNIIHSAFSNSGQKCSATSLLVLEEEVYEDEEFKKTLVDAAASMAVGNPFEFKNKLGTLADKPSAKVEKALNELAPYEEWALKPQFLENNPYLMTPGIKYGTKKGDFTHMNELFVPILSVMKAKDLKEAIEIVNSTGYGLTAGFESLDEREWEYFHTHIEAGNIYINKPTTGAIVLRQPFGGVKKSAIGFGRKVGIYNYITQFLDINTNEADENLLNNELVKTLEKIDLGTNEENKKSLNNAILMAKSYAYHHRNEFSVSKDYVNIRGEDNLFSYTKIKNLAFRVCENDNLQDILGVIIAANILNIPLSVSYEENAKISLVKELCKAINLNLEITNESKAKFVSRLKNFERIRYHGKVSMEDEIYQEAAKKAKIIIREKPLLNGRFELLFYHNEKALSISFHRYGNLGIRALNHH, from the coding sequence ATGATACAAAAATCCTTAGCTTTAGCTGAAGAATTGCAAGGAAAAATAGAAGCAAACATTTCAAATTCTGAAAAAGAATTCCATGCTAAAATGCAAAAGCTTCTTAATAATCCTGAAAATAAAGTCATGCTGATCGAATTGCTTGACCGTTCTTTTAGATGTAAGGATAAAAGAGCAAGTTTTGAGCTTATCGAACATACTTTAAATAAGTATGGTATAGCAGATTTTTTTAGCGCTTTTGAGAAATTCTTGCTCTTTAGTTTTTTAAATTTTGGTAAATTTGCACCTAATTTAAGCGTTCCATTTTTTGTAAAACATTTAAGAGAAGATACTAAAGCTATGGTTTTGGATGCAAATCCTAGTGTTTTAGAACCTCATATGCGTAAAAGAAAGGATCAAGATAATATCACTTTAAATGTGAATTTGATTGGTGAAGAGGTTTTGGGCGAAGCAGAAAGCAAATACCGCATTCAAAAATATGAAGAAGCTTTAAAATCAAGCTATATTACTTATATTTCGATTAAAATCACTACTATTTTTTCACAAATTAATATTATTGACTTTGAATACTCCAAGGATGAAGTGGTTAAAAGACTTGATCATCTTTATGCTTTAGCCTTAGAAGAAGAAAAAAAGCAAGGTGTGAGTAAATTTATCAATCTTGATATGGAAGAATTTAGAGATTTAGAACTAACCGTTGCTGCCTTTATGGAAAGTGTTTCTAAATTTGATATTAAAGCGGGTATTGTTTTACAAGCTTACATACCTGATTCTTATGAGTATCTTAAAAAACTTTTTGCTTTTTCAAAAGAAAGAGTTTTAAAAGGAATGAAGCCTATTAAAATTCGCTTTGTAAAAGGTGCAAATATGGAAAGTGAAGAAACGATCGCAAGTCAAAGAGGATGGGAACTTCCTACTTTTTATAAAAAAATAGACACAGATAGTAACTACAACAAAATGCTTGATTTTGTTTTAGAGGGAGATAATTATAAATATATCAATATAGGTATCGCAAGCCACAATATCTTTGAAATCGCTTATGCTTACACACGCATCAGTGAGGCAGGAGCTCTTGATTCTTTTACTTTTGAAATGCTTGAGGGTATGAGTTTACAATGTTCTTATGAATTATCTAAAATGCATGATTTAATTCTTTATGCACCTGTTTGCGATGAAGCGCATTTTAATAATGCTATTGCTTATCTTGTAAGACGCCTTGATGAAAATACAAGTGAAGATAATTTCATGAGATATTTTTTCAATCTCAAAGTTGGAGATAATAACTGGAATGTACAAAAAGAACTTTTCTTAAAATCTTTAGAAGGTATTAAAACGCTTGATAATAGCACACACCGCATCCAAGATAGAAACAAAGCTCCAAATGTAGTAAGTGCTTATGAAAGTGGAGTGTTTAATAACGAAAGCGATACGGATTTTATTTTACCACAAAATAGAGCATGGGCTAAAGTCATAAGGGCTAAATATGAAAATTTAGAAAATTATGATGTAATGCCTGTAATTGGAGATTTAGAATTTGATAAAAATGCTTTAAATGTCTTAGAAGTTAAAGATAAAATCAAAGATAGAGTGATAGGAAAAGCTTATTTAGCAGGTGAAAATGAAATTAAAAAAGCTCTTGAAGTAGCTAAAAATTCTAATTTTAAAAATACAAGTTTTGATGAAATTCATGCTATTTTAGCTAAGGCTGCAAATTTGATGAGAGAGCGTCGTGGGGATTTGATAGGTTTGGCCGCACTTGAGGTGGGAAAAACTTTCTTAGAAATCGATCCAGAAGTAAGTGAAGCTATCGATTTTACTGAATTTTATCCACATTCTCTAAAGGTTTTAAGAGAGCAAAATAAAAATACTCAATTTAGCCCTAAAGGCATAGGAGTAACCATAGCTCCTTGGAATTTCCCTATAGGTATTTCAGTTGGAACCATAGCAGCACCATTAGCAGCGGGCAATGTCGTAATTTATAAGCCTTCTTCGCTTTCAACCTTAACAGGCTATATGCTTTGTAAGTGTTTTTGGGATGCAGGAATTAGCAAAGATGCTTTGATTTTCTTGCCTTCAAAAGGAAGTGATATTTCTAAATATTTACTTGTTGATGAAGCAGTGAAATTCTCTATACTTACAGGTGGAGAAGATACGGCTTATGCTATGCTTAAAGCAAATCCTACCTTGCTTTTAAGTGCTGAAACGGGTGGAAAAAATGCTACGATTGTTTCTAAATTTGCAGATCGTGACAGCGCGATTAAAAATATTATCCATTCTGCTTTTAGCAACAGCGGTCAAAAATGCTCGGCTACTTCTTTGCTTGTTTTAGAAGAAGAAGTTTATGAAGATGAAGAATTTAAAAAGACTTTAGTAGATGCAGCTGCTTCTATGGCTGTGGGAAATCCTTTTGAATTTAAAAATAAATTAGGTACATTAGCAGATAAGCCTAGTGCTAAAGTAGAAAAAGCTTTAAATGAATTAGCCCCTTATGAAGAATGGGCTTTAAAACCTCAATTTTTAGAAAACAATCCTTATTTGATGACTCCAGGGATAAAATACGGCACCAAAAAGGGTGATTTCACTCATATGAATGAGCTTTTTGTACCAATTTTAAGTGTAATGAAAGCAAAAGATTTAAAAGAAGCTATAGAGATAGTCAATTCAACAGGCTATGGTCTTACTGCAGGGTTTGAGAGCTTAGATGAAAGAGAATGGGAGTATTTTCACACTCATATAGAAGCAGGAAATATCTATATCAACAAACCTACAACAGGAGCTATAGTGCTTCGCCAACCTTTTGGTGGAGTGAAAAAATCCGCTATAGGTTTTGGTAGAAAAGTGGGAATTTATAATTATATAACCCAGTTTTTGGATATAAACACAAATGAAGCCGATGAAAATTTACTCAACAATGAACTCGTAAAAACTCTAGAAAAAATAGATCTTGGCACAAATGAAGAAAATAAAAAATCCTTAAATAATGCTATTTTGATGGCAAAATCCTATGCATATCATCACAGAAATGAATTTAGCGTTTCAAAAGATTATGTCAATATACGCGGTGAGGATAATCTCTTTTCTTATACTAAAATTAAAAATTTAGCTTTTAGAGTGTGCGAGAATGATAATTTGCAAGATATTTTAGGAGTTATCATCGCAGCCAATATCTTAAATATCCCTTTGAGCGTAAGCTATGAAGAGAATGCTAAAATTTCTTTAGTAAAAGAACTTTGCAAAGCTATAAATCTAAATCTTGAAATCACAAATGAAAGCAAGGCGAAATTTGTTTCAAGATTGAAGAATTTTGAGAGAATCCGCTATCATGGAAAAGTAAGTATGGAAGATGAAATTTATCAAGAGGCCGCAAAAAAAGCTAAGATTATCATCAGAGAAAAGCCATTGTTAAATGGTCGTTTTGAACTTTTATTTTATCACAACGAAAAAGCTTTAAGTATATCTTTCCATCGTTATGGAAATTTAGGCATTAGAGCGTTAAATCATCATTAA
- the yedE gene encoding selenium metabolism membrane protein YedE/FdhT yields MKSFKQKYLINFWDNSRAMITLGILSAVYFGIFGGVWAVTGEMTRWGGEFLELLGMDLNGYSYYQKQNLNGTPLTRTDGIMLIGMFIGCLIAALWANKVKFRLPASNIRIFQAIVGGILSGYGARLAFGCNLANFFTGLPYFSLHTWFFGVFMVLGIYLGVKLCNTSFFKPKAKLECVNKENIPLVKQSSRTKFHFVLGSILFVAFLIWVFYLVLVNGNISTQSKQSLLALALIFGFAFGFIISRGQICFTACFRDLFLFGRENAIKGALIGMIIASLIAFAFILHGHNSKLIELSPAVAIGAFLFGFGIVFAGGCECGWTYRACEGQSHFMIVGIANIIGTMILALTYDFLPSAFKEGVKINLLNEFGNLGGFFINLALFILMFACVLFYKKHFFQKLNPKG; encoded by the coding sequence TTGAAATCTTTCAAACAAAAATACTTAATCAATTTTTGGGACAATTCCCGCGCTATGATAACGCTTGGAATTTTAAGTGCAGTATACTTTGGAATTTTTGGCGGTGTTTGGGCTGTTACAGGAGAAATGACGCGTTGGGGTGGAGAATTTTTAGAGCTTTTGGGTATGGATTTAAATGGATATTCTTATTATCAAAAGCAAAATTTAAATGGCACTCCTTTAACAAGAACTGATGGAATCATGCTTATAGGTATGTTTATAGGTTGTTTAATCGCTGCGCTTTGGGCTAATAAAGTCAAATTTCGCTTACCTGCTAGCAATATAAGAATCTTTCAAGCCATAGTAGGTGGAATTCTTTCAGGCTATGGTGCAAGACTTGCCTTTGGGTGTAACTTGGCAAACTTTTTTACGGGCTTGCCTTATTTTTCATTGCATACTTGGTTTTTTGGTGTTTTTATGGTTTTAGGAATTTATCTTGGTGTAAAACTTTGTAACACTTCCTTTTTTAAACCTAAAGCAAAATTAGAGTGTGTCAATAAAGAAAACATTCCTTTAGTCAAACAAAGCTCGCGTACGAAATTTCATTTTGTCTTAGGTAGTATTCTTTTTGTAGCCTTTTTAATATGGGTGTTTTATCTTGTGCTTGTTAATGGCAATATAAGCACACAAAGCAAACAAAGCCTTTTAGCTTTAGCACTCATTTTTGGCTTTGCATTTGGTTTTATCATCTCCAGAGGACAAATTTGCTTTACTGCTTGTTTTAGAGATTTATTCTTATTTGGTAGAGAAAATGCTATAAAAGGTGCTTTAATCGGTATGATAATCGCTTCTTTGATCGCTTTTGCTTTCATCTTACATGGACACAATAGCAAACTCATCGAACTCTCTCCCGCAGTGGCCATTGGGGCATTTTTATTTGGTTTTGGTATAGTTTTCGCAGGGGGTTGTGAATGTGGATGGACTTATCGTGCTTGCGAGGGACAAAGTCATTTTATGATAGTGGGTATTGCAAACATTATAGGAACGATGATTTTAGCTCTAACTTATGACTTTTTACCTAGTGCTTTTAAAGAGGGTGTAAAAATTAACTTGCTCAATGAATTTGGAAATTTAGGTGGATTTTTCATAAATCTAGCTCTTTTTATTTTAATGTTTGCTTGTGTTTTATTTTATAAAAAACACTTCTTTCAAAAACTAAACCCAAAAGGATAA
- a CDS encoding MotE family protein: protein MYKKLLFLAFFINLAWGAEQDCEQYFEARKAQLELQTREFDEARQALEAYKASFEALQKERLEVLNQREAEVNATLAQIESLKEQNTKLLEEQQKILNSINEKTEGRIKEIYSQMKDTAIADVLTQMDAEEASKIMLSLESRKISGVLSKMDPAKASELTLLLKNMDNNKSN, encoded by the coding sequence ATGTATAAAAAACTTTTATTCTTGGCTTTTTTTATAAATTTAGCTTGGGGGGCTGAGCAAGATTGTGAGCAATATTTTGAAGCTAGAAAGGCACAACTTGAACTTCAAACAAGAGAATTTGACGAAGCAAGACAAGCTTTGGAAGCTTACAAAGCTTCTTTTGAAGCTTTGCAAAAAGAAAGGCTTGAAGTCTTAAATCAAAGAGAGGCTGAAGTAAATGCGACTTTGGCACAGATTGAGAGTTTAAAAGAGCAAAATACAAAACTTTTAGAAGAGCAACAAAAAATTTTAAATTCTATCAATGAAAAAACAGAAGGTAGGATCAAAGAAATTTATTCGCAAATGAAAGATACTGCAATAGCTGATGTTTTAACTCAAATGGACGCTGAGGAAGCGAGTAAAATCATGCTATCTTTAGAGTCTAGAAAAATTTCAGGAGTGCTTTCTAAAATGGATCCTGCAAAAGCGAGTGAATTGACCTTATTGCTGAAAAATATGGATAATAATAAAAGCAATTAA
- a CDS encoding DUF507 family protein encodes MRIKLPHIPYITNKIMLDIAHSSFVEIKDNIEKLNPCIKQILEDDLMNERKLDERVKELLEQQEDEMELMQVDRKNMFWLVKKKLAPEFSVILNSEDRHNHLAHRILEELIENDYINFVVSENRVKNLIFSSIDDYLKIYEKLEDEVYEKISNYKTKPVPGSEEYELIFEKLYQEELRKKGMF; translated from the coding sequence ATGCGTATAAAATTGCCACATATACCTTATATTACAAATAAAATAATGTTAGACATTGCACATTCCTCTTTTGTTGAAATTAAAGACAATATAGAAAAATTAAACCCTTGCATTAAACAAATTTTAGAAGATGATCTTATGAATGAAAGAAAGCTAGATGAAAGAGTTAAAGAGCTTTTGGAACAACAAGAAGATGAAATGGAGCTTATGCAAGTAGATCGTAAGAATATGTTTTGGCTTGTTAAGAAAAAATTAGCCCCTGAATTTAGTGTGATTTTAAATTCCGAAGATAGACATAATCATTTAGCACATAGAATTTTAGAAGAACTTATAGAAAATGATTATATTAACTTTGTGGTAAGTGAAAATAGAGTAAAAAATTTGATTTTTTCTAGTATAGATGACTATCTTAAAATTTATGAAAAATTAGAAGATGAAGTTTATGAAAAAATAAGTAATTATAAAACAAAACCTGTTCCAGGTAGTGAGGAGTATGAGCTTATTTTTGAAAAACTTTACCAAGAAGAGCTTAGAAAAAAAGGAATGTTTTAA
- the selD gene encoding selenide, water dikinase SelD — protein sequence MEYKNQNLTHFVKAAGUAAKLSPGGLKTILNFMQTSPALLSDIGNNEDASVFQISPELALVQTLDFITPIVDSAYHFGAIAAANALSDVFAMGAEVINALNIVGFDTCHHELNILQELLQGANDKVQECGGIIVGGHTIESSELFFGLSVTGKVHPKKFIANNTAKEGDLILLTKPLGTGILSTALKAQMLEEKHLDRMLESMMSLNYKSSQIALRFGVNAMSDVTGFGFLGHLREMLNDSISFMIFKNELPYLEGVKEYFDMGLIPGGAYKNLDFMQELYPSLNEEDLLLCDPQTSGGLLIAIEEKKALECLKALEDENIKAKIVAKAVAKQDDRFLFS from the coding sequence ATGGAATACAAAAACCAGAATCTAACACACTTTGTAAAAGCAGCAGGTTGAGCAGCGAAATTAAGCCCGGGTGGTCTTAAAACAATTTTAAATTTCATGCAAACAAGCCCAGCTTTACTCAGTGATATCGGCAATAATGAAGACGCAAGTGTTTTTCAAATTAGTCCTGAATTAGCCTTAGTGCAAACGCTTGATTTCATCACTCCTATAGTAGATAGCGCTTATCATTTTGGTGCTATTGCTGCAGCCAATGCTTTAAGTGATGTATTTGCTATGGGTGCAGAGGTGATTAATGCTTTAAATATAGTAGGCTTTGATACTTGCCATCATGAATTAAATATCTTGCAAGAATTATTGCAAGGTGCAAATGACAAGGTTCAAGAATGTGGTGGCATTATCGTTGGTGGACATACTATAGAAAGTAGTGAGCTTTTCTTTGGACTTAGTGTAACAGGAAAAGTGCACCCTAAAAAATTTATAGCTAATAATACCGCTAAAGAAGGGGATTTGATTCTTTTAACCAAGCCTTTAGGAACGGGTATTTTAAGTACAGCTTTAAAAGCTCAAATGTTAGAAGAAAAACATTTAGATCGTATGCTTGAAAGTATGATGAGTTTAAATTATAAATCCAGTCAAATTGCACTTCGTTTTGGGGTTAATGCGATGAGCGATGTTACAGGTTTTGGCTTTTTAGGACATTTAAGAGAAATGTTAAATGATAGCATTTCATTTATGATTTTTAAAAACGAGCTTCCTTATTTAGAGGGTGTGAAAGAATATTTTGATATGGGTTTGATTCCTGGTGGAGCTTATAAAAATTTAGATTTCATGCAAGAGCTTTATCCTAGTTTAAATGAGGAAGATTTACTGCTTTGCGATCCTCAAACTTCAGGAGGACTCTTAATCGCCATAGAAGAGAAAAAGGCTTTAGAATGCCTTAAAGCTTTAGAAGATGAAAATATTAAAGCTAAAATTGTTGCCAAAGCAGTAGCTAAACAAGATGATAGATTTTTATTTTCTTAA